The Pectinophora gossypiella chromosome 15, ilPecGoss1.1, whole genome shotgun sequence genome has a window encoding:
- the LOC126373379 gene encoding uncharacterized protein LOC126373379 isoform X1 has product MILKLKLVCSLDRSDSEYEKRARRSNPDIKHLDSDDDTTASVSSKKKKQPKSTASKRKPSSSRAASPPKKALKKTSGWCLESDSDDDVARYKNATEQIKSAFTKRVADGVVRRTADLTGDLFVELRLYNIKDIRKVQPKDRWEKATLSLKYQADNDAPELVPLREFVRCCKKQFTEEGVFFADKK; this is encoded by the exons atgatattgaaattaaaactaGTTTGTTCTCTTGATAGGTCGGACTCTGAGTATGAGAAGCGGGCTAGAAGGAGCAACCCGGACATCAAACATCTGGATTCGGACGACGACACAACTGCTTCAGTGAG ttCCAAGAAGAAAAAGCAGCCGAAATCAACGGCATCAAAGCGCAAGCCTTCGAGCAGCAGAGCTGCTTCGCCACCAAAAAAAGCCTTAAAGAAGACTTCTGGCTGGTGCTTGGAAAGCGACAGCGACGACGACGTGGCTCGCTACAAGAACGCTACCGAGCAGATCAAGTCGGCCTTCACCAAGCGAGTAGCCGACGGAGTTGTGCGCCGTACAGCCGATCTCACCGGCGACTTATTTGTAGAGCTAAGGCTCTACAATATCAAAGACATACGTAAGGTACAGCCGAAGGACCGGTGGGAGAAAGCGACTTTAAGCTTAAAGTATCAAGCAGATAACGACGCGCCGGAGCTGGTGCCGTTACGAGAATTTGTCCGATGCTGTAAGAAGCAATTTACAGAAGAAGGTGTTTTTTTCGCAGATAAGAAATGA
- the LOC126373379 gene encoding uncharacterized protein LOC126373379 isoform X2 gives MSDSEYEKRARRSNPDIKHLDSDDDTTASVSSKKKKQPKSTASKRKPSSSRAASPPKKALKKTSGWCLESDSDDDVARYKNATEQIKSAFTKRVADGVVRRTADLTGDLFVELRLYNIKDIRKVQPKDRWEKATLSLKYQADNDAPELVPLREFVRCCKKQFTEEGVFFADKK, from the exons AT GTCGGACTCTGAGTATGAGAAGCGGGCTAGAAGGAGCAACCCGGACATCAAACATCTGGATTCGGACGACGACACAACTGCTTCAGTGAG ttCCAAGAAGAAAAAGCAGCCGAAATCAACGGCATCAAAGCGCAAGCCTTCGAGCAGCAGAGCTGCTTCGCCACCAAAAAAAGCCTTAAAGAAGACTTCTGGCTGGTGCTTGGAAAGCGACAGCGACGACGACGTGGCTCGCTACAAGAACGCTACCGAGCAGATCAAGTCGGCCTTCACCAAGCGAGTAGCCGACGGAGTTGTGCGCCGTACAGCCGATCTCACCGGCGACTTATTTGTAGAGCTAAGGCTCTACAATATCAAAGACATACGTAAGGTACAGCCGAAGGACCGGTGGGAGAAAGCGACTTTAAGCTTAAAGTATCAAGCAGATAACGACGCGCCGGAGCTGGTGCCGTTACGAGAATTTGTCCGATGCTGTAAGAAGCAATTTACAGAAGAAGGTGTTTTTTTCGCAGATAAGAAATGA